In one Mucilaginibacter ginsenosidivorax genomic region, the following are encoded:
- a CDS encoding alpha-amylase family glycosyl hydrolase, producing MKNKQILVLMILLLANASYAQKHHPKKTKMEQTTANHKLIIYQLLPRLFGNTKTLNKTNGSIEENGVGKLNDINDKALQEIKKMGFTYVWYTGVIEHATMTDYSAYGIKADDPDIVKGRAGSPYAIKDYYDIDPDLAVDVKNRVGEYQDLIKRTHSNGLKVLMDLVPNHVARTYASDVKPAGVRDFGQDDDKSKGFSPQNDFYYMPGQPFTVPVGYNPGGDEFKSPLKDGKFDENPAKATGNDVFSASPSINDWFETMKLNYGVDYMDHRRGHFDLIPPLWNKVYDILKYWTAKGVDGFRCDMVEMVPIEFWAWVIPKMKAEHPGIVFIGEAYDKGKYSDYIFKGHFDYLYDKVGLYDTIRNLTRNDYHTNTWGINAVWNHDSKGIDQHMLRFMENHDEQRIASPDFAGNPWLAVPGMIITATLNTGPVMIYFGQEVGEPGAGSEGFSGNDGRSSIFDYWGVPEHQKWLNGGAYDGGKLSDDQKKLRGFYSTLFNAVHNSEAIKTGAFYELMMANEHQPGFDTKMYIYLRYTNNQRILVITNFNRDARKLSVKFPDDLLHKLNINGKQQFTDLLSGSKFGTSDIKNGVEVTVGASSGLMLEF from the coding sequence ATGAAAAATAAGCAGATACTTGTTTTAATGATATTATTGCTTGCTAATGCCAGTTATGCACAAAAACATCACCCCAAAAAAACAAAAATGGAACAAACCACAGCCAACCATAAGCTGATCATATACCAACTGTTACCTCGCCTGTTTGGCAATACCAAAACGCTGAACAAAACCAATGGCTCAATTGAAGAGAATGGCGTTGGCAAGCTGAACGATATTAACGATAAAGCCCTGCAAGAGATAAAAAAAATGGGCTTTACCTATGTTTGGTATACCGGCGTGATTGAGCATGCCACCATGACTGATTATTCGGCTTATGGCATTAAGGCCGACGATCCGGATATTGTGAAGGGCAGGGCTGGTTCGCCATATGCTATAAAAGATTACTATGATATCGACCCGGATTTGGCTGTAGATGTGAAAAATCGCGTTGGTGAGTACCAAGACTTAATTAAACGTACCCACAGCAATGGGCTAAAAGTATTGATGGACCTGGTGCCTAACCACGTGGCCCGTACTTATGCATCGGATGTAAAACCGGCCGGCGTACGCGATTTTGGGCAGGATGATGATAAAAGCAAAGGCTTTAGCCCGCAAAACGATTTTTACTACATGCCGGGGCAGCCATTTACGGTTCCCGTCGGGTATAATCCGGGCGGAGATGAATTTAAAAGCCCGCTTAAGGACGGCAAATTCGACGAAAACCCGGCTAAGGCAACAGGTAACGACGTTTTCAGCGCATCACCATCTATCAATGATTGGTTCGAGACGATGAAGCTAAATTATGGTGTTGATTACATGGATCATCGCCGCGGCCATTTCGACCTGATACCGCCGCTTTGGAACAAGGTTTATGATATTTTAAAATACTGGACCGCCAAAGGTGTCGACGGTTTTCGCTGCGATATGGTAGAAATGGTACCCATCGAATTCTGGGCCTGGGTAATCCCGAAAATGAAGGCCGAACATCCAGGCATTGTTTTCATCGGCGAAGCTTATGATAAAGGCAAATACAGCGATTATATATTTAAAGGCCATTTTGATTACCTGTACGATAAGGTTGGTTTGTACGATACCATCAGGAATTTAACCCGCAACGATTACCATACCAATACATGGGGAATAAACGCCGTGTGGAACCATGATAGCAAAGGCATAGACCAGCACATGCTGCGCTTTATGGAAAACCATGACGAGCAACGCATTGCGTCGCCAGATTTTGCAGGCAACCCGTGGCTGGCTGTGCCGGGTATGATTATCACAGCAACACTAAATACCGGGCCGGTAATGATTTACTTTGGCCAGGAAGTTGGCGAACCCGGAGCAGGTAGTGAAGGCTTTAGCGGGAACGATGGCCGCAGTTCGATATTTGACTATTGGGGCGTTCCCGAACACCAGAAATGGCTTAACGGCGGCGCTTATGATGGCGGTAAACTGTCTGATGATCAGAAAAAGCTGCGCGGCTTTTATAGTACCCTGTTTAATGCCGTGCACAATAGCGAAGCCATTAAAACCGGCGCTTTTTATGAATTGATGATGGCTAACGAACATCAGCCGGGTTTTGATACTAAAATGTACATATACCTGCGTTATACCAATAATCAGCGTATATTAGTGATAACCAATTTTAACCGGGATGCCCGCAAATTAAGCGTAAAATTTCCGGATGACCTGTTACACAAACTAAACATAAACGGCAAACAACAATTTACCGACCTGCTCAGCGGCAGTAAGTTCGGCACCAGTGATATAAAAAATGGTGTTGAAGTAACTGTAGGGGCCAGTAGCGGGTTGATGCTGGAGTTTTAA